Sequence from the Bacillota bacterium genome:
TATTTCATCCCAACCAACGTCCACCTGGTAAGTTTCCAGAGCCCGGTTTTCCACCTTCGCCCACATGGCCAGGTACATCCCGGCCAGCTCGCCATAAGGCTCCTCGAACATCCCCCGCTTGCGACGGATTTTCCGGGCCAGGGGGACCATCTGCTCGGATACGCTGGCCTTGGAGGACTGGACTGCTGTGCCAAAGGCAAATTCGGGAGTCTCGGAAACGTCTACAATGCAGAAGTAGAGGAATTTCAGTAGAGTAGTAATTCCCTCCAGACCCGAGTCAGCCGTGATGAAGCTAGCGTCGTCTCCTTCCTGGAGCAGGAAAATCTCTTTATCGGCAAACTTCAGCCTACCGGCTTTTATTTCTTCTTCGCTGAAATTATCTCGCAAAAACTTCTCCACGCTTTTTAGCGAGAATTTGGCCTTCGGCCGGCTGAACAGTTTCGACCCCTGGACCGCGAACAACATGGTATCGTGGTAAGCCTTCATAAACGGCTCCACCGGCTCCAGGTCTGAACAGCCGTAAAGCTGGTTTTCTTCGGCTTCGTTTCTAAAATGAACCACCGGGATGAAGCCCCAGGGGTTTGGTTCCTCCCGGTTCTGCTGCCGCACCTCAGCCGGAGCCCGGCCGTCGGCCTCGATGGTGCGGCTCTTGGACGTCAGGACTTCGGTCAGCGTGTACTCGGTAACCGTTCTGCCCTGGGCATCGGTCACCGTAACCGGGTACCTGATCACCAGCTGCTGCCACTGGCCGGTCAAGGGGTCGCTCACCGGCGTCACCCATTCGGGCGGGATCAGCTGCAGGTCAAAGACCTCCTGCCTGGGGTTGAAGCGGTCCGGCACCCGGGCAATTCTTGCGAATACGTCGCCGTCCCGCAGGGTGTTTCGATTGATACGGAGAACCTTGCCCGTCCACCTGGTCATGGCCTTTTCTAATGCCTGGTCCGCCCCAGGGTCCGGATGGGTGAAGTGTGGCGCCCCCATGAAGCCGGCCGTTATATTGATAATAGGCCGCGCAAACCCGGCACCCAACTTGTACTTATCCGCAGTATTCCTATAGAGCTGTCTCGCTAGGTCGTAATCCACCCGGCTGCTATCCAGGCGATATGGGGTCATATACTGAAAACCCCAACCCGAAGGCCAGGCATTCCTTAACACCGATATTTCCCCCAGGGGGGCAAGCAGACGCTGTATAATATTGCGCCGGGGTTGCCGGCGGAGATTAGATTTAGGCATAGAAGCTGGCCCCCTTAAGTAATCGCTTAATTTCCGGGTCAATAGGTTTCTCGTTTTCCAGTCTTAAGAGTGCCTGAGTCATGGCATCAACTTGGTCATCATTTGCGCCGTTTGGAAAAGCCGAGCACTCTTCGATAAAATCATGCACCCAGGGCGCTATGCTCGGGTCTGGCAGGTAGACATTTCCCGCCTCAATTTGTGGACTTACCGCTGCAG
This genomic interval carries:
- a CDS encoding phage portal protein, with product MPKSNLRRQPRRNIIQRLLAPLGEISVLRNAWPSGWGFQYMTPYRLDSSRVDYDLARQLYRNTADKYKLGAGFARPIINITAGFMGAPHFTHPDPGADQALEKAMTRWTGKVLRINRNTLRDGDVFARIARVPDRFNPRQEVFDLQLIPPEWVTPVSDPLTGQWQQLVIRYPVTVTDAQGRTVTEYTLTEVLTSKSRTIEADGRAPAEVRQQNREEPNPWGFIPVVHFRNEAEENQLYGCSDLEPVEPFMKAYHDTMLFAVQGSKLFSRPKAKFSLKSVEKFLRDNFSEEEIKAGRLKFADKEIFLLQEGDDASFITADSGLEGITTLLKFLYFCIVDVSETPEFAFGTAVQSSKASVSEQMVPLARKIRRKRGMFEEPYGELAGMYLAMWAKVENRALETYQVDVGWDEISPRNDQEVANTIKTLVEGLVTGIEAGLVSVDAAAEFLREFVPTMLPYLDPDADDDERRRVARSFTLMQRLQDGQGLLPEEGQGGED